A single genomic interval of Eurosta solidaginis isolate ZX-2024a chromosome 3, ASM4086904v1, whole genome shotgun sequence harbors:
- the or gene encoding AP-3 complex subunit sigma-1 produces the protein MIKAILVFNNHGKPRLSKFYQYFNEDMQQQIIKETFQLVSKREDNVCNFLEGGSLIGGSDYKLIYRHYATLYFVFCVDSSESELGILDLIQVFVETLDKCFENVCELDLIFHADAVHHILAELVMGGMVLQTNMTDILARIEEQNKLVKQEAGISAAPARAVSAVKSMNIPQQIKDIKLPDLPQAIKDLKF, from the exons ATGATTAAAGCGATATTGGTTTTTAACAACCACGGAAAGCCTAGGCTGTCCAAGTTCTATCAGTATTTT AATGAGGATATGCAACAGCAAATTATAAAAGAAACTTTTCAGCTGGTATCTAAGCGGGAGGACAACGTCTGTAATTTTTTAGAAGGCGGAAG CCTAATCGGTGGTTCCGACTATAAATTGATATATCGTCATTATGCTACACTCTACTTTGTATTTTGTGTGGATTCATCTGAGAGTGAATTAGGCATTTTGGATCTAATTCAAGTTTTTGTTGAAACTTTGGACAAATGTTTTGAAAATGTTTGCGAGTTAGACTTGATTTTCCATGCTGATGCTGTTCATCACATTTTAGCTGAGCTTGTTATGGGGGGAATGGTTTTACAAACAAATATGACTGATATATTGGCACGAATAgaagaacaaaataaattagtGAAACAAGAG GCTGGTATATCCGCCGCCCCAGCTCGAGCTGTAAGTGCAGTAAAAAGTATGAACATTCCACAAcaaataaaggatataaaactTCCCGATCTACCTCAAGCAATTAAGGATTTGAAATTTTGA